From the Neobacillus sp. PS3-34 genome, the window AAATTTTCTGCCTTTTTATTGTGTATTAAATGAATCCCTTGTCTCATTAGCCTCTTCTCAAGCCGCTCACTGATTTTTACTGGAGCTTCCTCTAATAATCTCTGTTTATCATTAATTAGGAATATTTCAATGTTCTTAAGCTTATTCCCCGATTTTTCTGTTTTATTATCTTTCAGCCATGACCCAACTTCTGCGGCGGTTTCGATACCAGTAATCCCGCCTCCGGCGATTGCCAATCGAAGTTCACTCTTGGGTGAATCCATGTTCCCCAATAAATGCTGCCGAATCCATTTGGCACTTTCTAGACTATTGAGCGATATTCCTCCACGCTCTGAATCCACTTCAAGCAGGACACTGCCCATTGCCAGAACAAGCCGGTCAAAATCCAGATGAATGAGTGTTCCATCCTCCCTGGTAATGTGAACGGTTTGCTCTTTTGGATTAACTGCTGTTAACTCCCCCTGAATGAACTCAATAACTGAGCCGCAATAATGCTTTAGAGGAACATGTAAATCCGTCACATTTTCATTAACAATCCCTTTAAATAATTTAACCTTTTTAAAATGGAAAGTATTTTTATCCACCAAGATCATCCTGATGTTTCTCTTTAGCTCTTTATGAAACTCTTTCTTAAGTGCTTCTAAAAGGTTAATCCCTGCGTACCCGCCACCTACGACCACTATTGTTTTCTCGTTTTTCATGGTAATCGTCTCCTTTTCATCGTCTAATCACATAACGATTAAAGAAGCCAATTTGTGACCATATTTTTGTTTTTCTTTAAAACAAAAATATTGTTTTAATAATGATACGTATGATTTATTCTCCCAACAACATTCCTAGGATCAAAATGATACCAATACCTTTTTTCATTCGGTTAACTCTATACTTGGGGTTCTGCGATGTTTAGTGGCTTGTTCAAAGGAGTAAGCGACTTTAATTAAAGCTCCTTCACTAAAAGCAGTACCTGCAAAAGTTATTCCAAACGGCCTTCCGTTTTTCAAATAGCCAGCTGGTAGCGCGATGGAAGGATAACCAGCTTTCGCACTAATGGTTGAACCTACGTAAGAAGGAAAAAGAATAGCATCAAGCCTATATTTTTTTATGGCAAAATCAATACCCTGTTCCTGTGAAAAATACAAATCTTCCAATCTTGCCATTAAATATTCTGGATTTCTTAATGTATTAGGTAAACCCTCTCTATATTCGAGCTTATCTTGTCCGTATTTTAGGGTTTTCTCTGGGTTATTGTTATTAAATTGTATTAATTCCTTAAATGAATGGACGGGCATATGAGCAGGTAATTTAGCAAGATAGTTGCCAAAGCTATGCTTCAGTTCGTAAATTGAGACTCCCCAGCTCCAATCCCTATTAAACGAAGGGATTTCAATGTCACTAACCACTTCGGCCCTTTTTACAAAGGGTGTCTATCACACCATTAAAAAGACTTTCATCATACTCCTCTGATTCGTAATAATCTTTCGATGCTGCATTGAAAATTCCAATTCGTTTCCCTCTTAATCCATCAGCATCTAAGTACTCAGTATAATCATTAAGTGATTTTCCTTCACTCCTATATGTAGCAGGATCCTTTTTATCCAATCCCGTCATGATTCCCAATAAAATGGCAGCGTCAGCAACTGTTCTTGCCATTGGACCTGCTGTATCCTGAGAATAAGTAAATGGAATAATACCAGAGCGGCTAATTAAACCAACTGTAGGCTTGATTCCTACCACTGAGTTCTGGATAGCTGGACTCAGAATGGAGGCATCTGTCTCTGTTCCAACAGACACTACTGTTAAATTTGCAGCAACAGAAGCTGCTGATCCTGAACTTGATCCTCCAATAAAAAAGTCTCCGGGACCATAAGGATTTAAAACTTGTCCGCCTCTTGAACTGTAACCTGCCCACATCTTTTGAGACATTCCATTCGCTAACTCAGTCATGTTCGTTTTACCTAAGATAACGGCACCTGCCTCACGAAGGTTCTCTACAAGAAACGCATCAGTGGGGCTAATATGATTTTCTAGCGCAAGTGTTCCTGCACTGGTATGCATGGAATCATTTGTTTCAATATTGTCCTTAAGTAAAACAGGAATACCATGTAAGGGTCCTCTAACACCATTTGCTTTTCTTTCATGATCCAGTGCTTCCGCAATAAAAATGGCATCCGGGTTTATTTCCAAAATCGAATTTATTTTGGGACCATCCTGGTCATATTTTGCTATTCTATAAAGGTAATACATAACCAACTCTTTGGAGGTAATTTCCTCATTCTCCATTGCCTCTTGTATGTCATAAATCGTTAATTCTTCTCTAAAAAAATCTTTAAATTTTAGTTCCATGAAATTCTCCTTGTTCTTTATAAATATATACTTTTAACATTCTATGTTTACACTCGGAAATCCTATCTCGTAAACTAAACTGCCTTACTAATAAAGGGACTTATTAAATGGTAATATTGATATTTACCTAAAAAAATTAACCCAATTTTTAATGTAAGGCTGTTAAACTAAAACCCAAGTTTGTAAAAGAAGCCACCGCAATTTTAAGCAGCCGCTTCACTCCGAATGTTATTAATCTCTCGAGTTCAATGAAATCATAAACTACATCTTAATGTTTATTTTATTCGATGGATCCTCAAGTTTCAGTTCTTTTTCAAGTTCTAGCCTCATTTTTTCTGTTTCCATTAGAAAATTGGCGTGTTTGAGCTTTTCCAACTCTAAATGGTCTTTTATAAGCTGGTGTTTAATCGCTTTTTGCTTTTCTAAGTGGTTTGTCACAGTTTTAATAATAGGAAGCGAAAAGATCAAAATGACTGCAACTAGTCCAGTGCTCACATTGTTACCTCCCTTAATGAACATTTTGAAAGGTCTTCACTTGTTATAATTGAGTATTATTCCTCTCTTTAATTATAATGATTGAACATCAGCAAATTTGCATTTAGATAAAAATATTTACAGCATTACCTTCGTTTCCATCTAAAGCAATATAAAATAATCGAAATTTAGCTACAACTGTTTTTCATAGCAATTTACTACCAGTCCTGTAGTAGACTTTTTCTGTTCATAGAATTTAAAGTCGATGCTTTTCCAAAACTTCTCAGCATTATGGTTTTGCGGAATAATCCCTATACGAAGATTCCTGCATCCCTTATTTTTGATAGAATACTCAAACTCCTGATAAGCTCTTTTTCCGTAACCTTGTTTATGATAGCTTCCATGGGTCATCAGCAAGCCTAGCCAAGTATGTCCATCATTCGGGTTTTTATCAATATAATCAATTAACCCAATAAAATTCGTTCCATCCTTAATATAATATGTATGCCGATTTGAATCCTCATACAAAAACTCTTCCTTTATTTCCTTTTCGGTGCGGTATGGCGAACCGTTTTCCAACCGATTATATTCCTCATTGGAATTGACAATTTCCACAACATGATTAAAGTTGTCCTTATTCACTTTTTCGAAATTGAACATGTTCTTCCCCCTTCACACACTTATCCATATATTAACATATTTGTAAATCCGCCGAAAAACTATTTCTTTTGACTAGATTTAATTAAATCCCGATAAAGATTATGAATGATTTCCCCACTAAAATAATTAATTGAATCGTTTTCGAGATAGAATTTCCTACTAAACAAAATCCTAAAAAAAAACACCAGAATTTTTCAATAAATGAAGAAATTCCGGTGTTTCAATTATTCAAGATATTTTATGTGATGGTGCCTGGTGTCACTTCACTTTTAGCTAATCTCCCCGCCAACCGCTACAATATCCTTCTCGTTTGTTACTGCTGCTTCAATCGCAAGTCCCAGTCCTTTTACGATCAATTCAAGGCTCATACTTGGATGTCCTGGATTGCGGACAATTTGTTCCGGCAGGTAAGGAATATGGATAAATCCGCCACGGATTACATTCCCTCGTGATGCAAGATGATTCATAAGGCCGTAAAAAATATGGTTGCAGACAAACGTTCCTGCAGTATTCGAAACGGATGCCGGGATGCCGTTGTCATTCATAATTTTGACCATTGCCTTGACTGGCAGTGTCGAGAAATAGGCAGCTGGAGCGCCGGGAATGATTTCTGCGTCAATCGGCTGATTATTCTCGTTATCTGTAATTCTGGCATCATCAACATTGATTGCAACACGTTCAGGTGTAATCGTGGAACGTCCGCCAGCCTGGCCTACACAGATGACGATGTCAGGATTGATTTCCTCTATTGACTCTTTCAATCTCGAAATCGCTTTGCCAAAAACAGTTGGGATTTCCTTTGTAACCACTTCGTACCCTTCAATCGCTTTTCCGTTTAATCGCTTTACTGCCTCCAGAGCCGGATTTACTGGCTCTCCTCCAAACGGATCGAAGCCTGTAACAAGTATCTTTTTCATAGCAATCTCCCTTTCTGCTAGTTATTAGAAATTATATACCAAGAAATACATCAGAAAAATGTTAATAATCAAAAGGGGAATAGCAATAGGAAGCTGTGCCTTGATGACGGCATTTTTATCCTTTAGATCCAATAGCATTGCCGGCACGATGTTGAAATTTGCTGCCATTGGCGTCATCAAGGTGCCGCAATATCCAGCAAACATGCCGATTGCTGCCATAATGGCCGGATTCCCTCCATGCATATGGACAATCAACGGTAAGCCAATTCCACCTGTAATGACGGCAAACGCAGCAAATGCATTTCCCATGATAATTGTAAACAACGCCATACCGATACAGTAAGCAGCAACAGCCACAAAGGGGATATTCGTTGGAAGCACATCTCCTACCATTCTTGAAACGACGTCACCAACGCCTGATTTGGCAAAAATCGCTCCTAGTGCCGCAAGCATTTGCGGTAAAATGATTGCCCAGCCAACGGCCTGCATTAACCGGCTTCCTTCGTGCATCGCTGTCGCCGGTTTTGCTTTTGTAAGGAGCTGTGCAACAATATAAGCGAGAATCGTGCTTAAACCGAGTGCGATCAATGTTACCATCTTTGGATCAACCAGATAAATCTTTCCGAAATGAATTTTACCAAGAGTCAATGAACCGATTACCGTAAAGACCGGGATAACTAGAGCAGGAATGAAAACCTTTCCTTGAAGCCTTGATGCATGTTTTTCCCTTACCTCCTTTGGCGCCTCGTCCTGGTTGCCACTTTTAACCCTGCCAATTGCAGCAATTACGACCATCACCAAAACAAGATATCCAATTGCAATAGGAGAAACCACCTTGCCGAATAGGAACGTGAACGCAAAAATTCCCCAGAACAAGGTCGAACCAATTCTGCTTGGATGGTTTTTGTCCATCGCCACCCTGATTGCCACAAAAGCAGTAATAATTTCAAGAAGATAGTAAATATAGTCAAGCGTGATCATATTCATGTTGGTCCCCCTCCTTATGCAATCTTGCTGATCTCTTTTTTAGCCATGGCCTTTTGAATTCGTTTATCCATCATGCGGAAACGCCACCAGGAGAGGAAAAAGGCGGATACGGCGGTAGGGATTCCCCAAAGGGCCATATCCCATACGCTGACGTGCATTCCGACTGAATCGTAGAAACCTTTCATTAATAAAATAGCTCCTGTTGCGATGAAGATATCTTCTCCGAAAAACCAGCCAACGTTCTCTGACGCTGCGGCATGTGCTTTAATGTCATCCTGCAGCTTTTCCGGAAGTTCTCCGTGTTTTGCTGCTGCTGCCCCTTCTGCCATCGGCGCTACAAGTGGACGGACCGTTTGCGGATGTCCGCCGATATTTAGACCAAGCGACGCGCTCAATTCGCGGATAAGCAAATAAGACATTAATACCTTTCCTGCAGTTGCTCCCTTTGCTTTTTTAATCAGCACTTCTGCCCTTTCCTTAAGGCCGTGGCGCTCTAAAAGGCCGATGACAGGAAGGCTTAAAATAATCGGCAGAGACATGTAACGATTATCGATAAAAACCTGTCCAAATTGAGTCATTACTTCATTAAAAGACATACCGGAAACCAGCCCGGTCACTACTCCTGCTGCCATTACTACCAGCAGGGTGTTCAGGCGGAAACCGAATCCAACCGCTACGATTAAAATTCCGATCAGCTTAATCATGTTGTCATCTCCCTAAATGCTTTATTAGTGAATATTACAAAAATTAATGCCGAAATAAGTTACCTGCCTACTGCTCTCACCGTAACCTCTGAAAGGTTTAATAGTTCTTTAATGCTACGTGCAAAACTTAATGCATGCAGACCATCGCCATGAATGCATACCGTATCTGCTTGTATAGAAATGTCTTCCCCTTGTTGTGAGAGGACCTTTCCCTCCTTTACCATGCGAATTACCTGGGCGATCGCTTTTTGATCGTCAGTAATCATCGCATCCTGCTGACGTCTTGGGGTAAGCGAACCGTCTTTTTGGTAGGTTCGATCAGCAAACACTTCACTTGCAGTTCGGAGCCCGGCTTTTTCTCCTGCTTTCACGAGCTCACTGCCTGAAAGGCCGAATAATATCAGTTCTGGGTTTATTTTGTAAACTCCCTCTGCGATCGCTTCCGAAAGCTCTTTGCTTTTTGCAGCCATATTATAAAGTGCTCCGTGCGGTTTTACATGCTGCATCTTACCGCCTTCTGCTCGCAAAAATCCATCAAGAGCCCCTATTTGATAGACCACCATGTCGTATGCTTCCTGCGATGAGATATCCATATTTCTTCTGCCGAAGCCTGTTAAATCTGGCAGGCCGGGATGTGCACCAATCGCAACTCCCTTTTCCAATGCAAGCTTTACCGTTTGGCGCATTGTCGCAGGATCTCCCGCATGGAAACCGCAGGCAATGTTGGCAGATGTAATAAACTCAAGTATTTCCTCATCCGTTCCCATTTTGTATGTACCAAAGCTCTCACCCATGTCACAATTCAAATCAACTTGAAACAATATTATCCCCCCCGTATCTGTCTAATCTTTAAGATTCACAGCCTGTTTTAATAGCTGAATTTCTTTTTCCCTCAACAGTATGAGTTTCTGTGCTTCTCCTAATTGAATCTCCTTAAATCGTACCTTCTCGCCTGGCTTTACCTGTGCTAGCACCGGCAGATCTATGGTTGTTATCTGAGCAATTTTGGGATATCCTCCTGTTGTCTGCCGGTCTGCCATCAATACAATGGGATTGCCTTCTGACGGTACCTGGATGGTTCCTGCCGTGACTGCTTCCGAAATCAGCTCCTTCGGTTCGGATAATTGAAGCTTCTGCCCTGACAGCCTGTATCCCATTCGATCCGATTGGGGTGTCACTAGAAATTCATCCTGGAAAAAGTGCTCCTGGCTTTCAGTCCTGAACCAGTTGAATTGGCCGCCGCGCAGTACCCGAAGTGTCGGATTTTCATGATAGGCGGGCAGGATATCCTTGCTTACCGACCATTCACACAAGGCAAATTGATCATTCCCTGCTTTAATATTTAGCCTCTCTATTCGTCGAGCTGAGGTTTCTGGAAGAGTTCCAAGCTCTAAAACATCCCCTGCCTTTAGAGCTCTTCCCAGAAAGCCTCCTATTTCGGCGCGAAGATATGTACTTTTGCTGCCCATTATATCTGGAACATCAAATCCCCCTGCAACAGCGAGATAAGCACGGCAGCCTGATTTTACCGCTCCAAAAGAGAGGATACTTCCCTTTTTTATAAAAACGGCAGGCATTCAGGAATGCTTTTTCCGTCAATAGTTGGTGATAAATTGCCACCGCATATCGCAACCAATGAATCCTCTTCAAAACGAAGCCTGGCGCATATCATCGTGATTTCAAGTGCTCCCTGTCCTTCTTCGTTGGCAACCAAGATATTCGCTACCCTTAGTGCAAAGGAATCCATGGCACCACTAACAATCACGCCATGTTTCTGCATCCCATACCGTCCAAGATCTTGAATGGAAGTGAGCAGCCCCGGACGAATTACGTGAATACTCATCAATCCTCCCCCTTCCTTTGAACGTATTCATCACGCGAAATTGGCCTGAAGGTAACGATATCCCCTGCTTGAAGTAAGCTCGGCGAACTGTCGTTTGGGCGAAAAAGAGGCTCGGGAGTCCTTCCGATTAATTGCCAGCCCCCTGGTGTTTCAATCGGATATACCCCAGTTTGCATGCCAGCAATTCCAACCGTCCCGGCCGGAATCGTTAACCGAGGTGACGAGCGGCGCGGCGCTCCGATTCTTTCTGACATGCCGCCAAGATAAGGAAATCCAGGTGCAAAGCCGATCATATAGACAAGATACTCACTGCCAGAATGAATCTCAATCACCTCATCCGGGGTGAGGCAGTTATGTTTCGCCACAAACTCGAGGTCAGGCCAAATTCTCCACCATAGCAAACAGGAATTTCAACCGTTCTTTGTTCGCCTTTTTGAGAATCAACAACCTTGGAACTAATTTTTTCTAAAGCTTCACAAGCTTCCTTGTAGGTTAGCTGCAATGGATTGTAATACACGGTCACGGTCGTAAAAGCGGGGACAAATTCAACCATTCCATGGAGAGGATTTTCCTGTAAACAGGCCGCCAATGCACTCACCTTCCGATTGCTTTCTAACGTTATGTTGTTGCCGAATTGAATAATAATGCCGGAGTCTCCTAACGGAATCATTTGCATATGTAGTGGAAGCCTCCTATCTCTTATGTGCTTTTTCTAATTATTTAATGAGGCTTAAAACCTTGAGATTCCTAAGTAAAGACAGAAATAAAATCCCATTAGAAATTAAAGGTCCTCCCATTCACAACCAGCTCTCCTAATTAAACATTATATTTCGAAAATTTACACTTTAAATAATTGTATATGGCAATAACTTTTAATGCAATGGAAATGCCCTGCTAACTTGCTGACAATTTCTAACTTTATTAATCAAAAATGCGATTAGTTCCGTTTTCATAACCCTGCAGAAATCGAACATAATAAGCACTGGAGGTGAAAAAAATGGACGAAAAGACTAAAAGCTTTCCGAATGTGAGCCTTGGAGGTAAAAAGTCCAAACAAAGAGGCGATGTAGATTCCGGCGAATTGCGCTACGGACGGAACCACGAAACAGAAAGAAACAATGAAAAAAAGTAAAGCTTGGCTAGTACTTTCGGAAAAAATGTAATAAACGAAAAAATCGCCCGTGAATTGGCGATTTTTTCATAGATATGACTGATTCAAATCAGTGTCACTCTCTTATCAAGGCTTCGTTTGTCCACTAGGATACACACGTGCAGAAACAGCCATCACAGCAGCCTGTAAACCACTGTGATAACTAAAACATGAATACACCGCATTTCCGTAAACCCATTCTACTGATGTATGATATCCATCACCAGCAATATTTTCTCCAAACACACCATAGGTTGGAGGTAATAAGTGCGTATCCAAATAGGCAACAATGTTTTTAGCTTCTTGAATATCTTGTTGTAATGTCCCATCCCAAACTTGTAAGGTCCATTTTCCTTCGTGCCATTCCACCATTGGGAATGAATCGTATGCAGTGCCAGTAATACCTTTACCAAGACCCACCTTTGTCGAAGGTGAATTAGGTGGTAACTGATAAGCAGGAGCGAGATCGTTTGCAGGAGTATTGTATAACTGTGCCATGGCAATCTTTGAAGATGAATATATGGTTCCACCAAAGCCACCAATTAGATTACTCATCTGGTCATATTTGCGAGACGAAAGTAAAGGACTGTTTATAGGAAGCTGTTTGTCAGTTGATATAAGATTCACTGAGTAACTATCCTTTGCTGCTGACACCTTTCCACCCATATACTGAACGTTTGGTGTAAATATTGGCTTAGTCGGAGCCATTAATGAAATGTGTGAAACATTTGAACGCATTTGTAAATACTGCATAGCCTGGTCAATTGTAGTGCCAAACTGATTACCAGCCGAATTGTTTGATTTGGTTGTAGATTCATTGGATGACTTTGAATTTTTGTTATTTTGATTGCTATTATTTGTGGTAGACGAAACATCTCTGGATGAATTGTTTGAAGAAGCATTTTTACTTTGAGATGAATGATCAGATTGTGACTTATTGTTTGTTGATGAGCCATTAGATGCAATCCCACAAGCAGATATTATGAATAATAAGCACGTTAATACACAAACCACAAAAAATGAATTTTTTCCTGTCATTATTACACCCCCTTAGCGTATTGATTTTCTAGGTGTTCACTAGCCCTTTTATATGAAAACTCTACACCATAAGTTCAAAAAATAAAAGGAAATGACGTGTGCCAATTCACACGTCATTTCCTTTTCATTTATTAAGAAAAGAGGGAAAATTAAGCTCGGTTCAAAACAAAATTCGCTTTGATGACGCCAATTTTATCATTTCTGGCATTTAATACAGGAGCATCCACATAATCCTTTAAAGCTTCATATACTTGCCCGTCTCCAAGTCCAAGCTGTTTTAACACTTCCATTGCTGCAACACTTGTGGCCCTGGCACCCATCCTCCACTTTCAATGCAATTCCAATTCCTTCTTCAACTAAACCGATACATTGTACCGCTTCAGCACCTGCCTTTGCCACGACCCTTCCTGTAAAAACTCTCATCAAATCGGTGTCAAACCGGTCGGTTCCACCTACCATTTCAGGGTACTGCACCATGGCATTTCGAATACGTTCCAAGGCAGCGGCATGATTAGCTTCAACCACTCCATTAGGTTTTGCGAGTCTTGCAAACCCCAGGGCGACATGGGTTAGCGGAAGCTGATGGACAGGCACTCCACACCCATCCACACTCAGCTGGATTTGTTCCTTCGGTACCTCACAGATACTTTCAATGGCTTCCAAAATTCGTTGTTGTATAGGGTGATCAATTTCACGGTAGGTCAAGACATCCTCGTTCATATGTACTGCAGTTGCGAGCATTCCTGAATGCTTCCCCGAACAATTGCTAAATACCGGAGTTAATTCCTTCCCCTCGCGAATGAGCTGTTTATAGCTTTCCATATCCCTGGGAATATGGGTTCCGCATTGCAAAGCCTCTTCTTCAAGCCCAATTTTATTCAAAATAGTTAATACTGCTTCGCGATGGAATACTTCCCCGCTATGGGAAGCACAGCTTAATGAGATTTCTGCTGGGCTATACTGAAATCGATCAGCTGTTCCCGTCTCGATCAACGGTATCGCTTGAAACGGCTTCATCGACGAGCGCGGAAAGGTTAAACGGGACGGATTTCCATA encodes:
- a CDS encoding DUF979 domain-containing protein, with the translated sequence MNMITLDYIYYLLEIITAFVAIRVAMDKNHPSRIGSTLFWGIFAFTFLFGKVVSPIAIGYLVLVMVVIAAIGRVKSGNQDEAPKEVREKHASRLQGKVFIPALVIPVFTVIGSLTLGKIHFGKIYLVDPKMVTLIALGLSTILAYIVAQLLTKAKPATAMHEGSRLMQAVGWAIILPQMLAALGAIFAKSGVGDVVSRMVGDVLPTNIPFVAVAAYCIGMALFTIIMGNAFAAFAVITGGIGLPLIVHMHGGNPAIMAAIGMFAGYCGTLMTPMAANFNIVPAMLLDLKDKNAVIKAQLPIAIPLLIINIFLMYFLVYNF
- a CDS encoding FAD-dependent oxidoreductase; this encodes MKNEKTIVVVGGGYAGINLLEALKKEFHKELKRNIRMILVDKNTFHFKKVKLFKGIVNENVTDLHVPLKHYCGSVIEFIQGELTAVNPKEQTVHITREDGTLIHLDFDRLVLAMGSVLLEVDSERGGISLNSLESAKWIRQHLLGNMDSPKSELRLAIAGGGITGIETAAEVGSWLKDNKTEKSGNKLKNIEIFLINDKQRLLEEAPVKISERLEKRLMRQGIHLIHNKKAENFIDGKVFFTDKSELEADVCIWTVGLKPHPSLIDLGLSLTEEGKIKVDSWYRLVDSENIYAIGDCVHVVDPKSGTAAAMSCKEAISQAQRLAKIMKAHIQGYQANSHQTYPDLLCIGLGPNDGFVWAQKWGVDFVLSGKLAERLREYTWNIASFAH
- a CDS encoding GNAT family N-acetyltransferase, whose product is MFNFEKVNKDNFNHVVEIVNSNEEYNRLENGSPYRTEKEIKEEFLYEDSNRHTYYIKDGTNFIGLIDYIDKNPNDGHTWLGLLMTHGSYHKQGYGKRAYQEFEYSIKNKGCRNLRIGIIPQNHNAEKFWKSIDFKFYEQKKSTTGLVVNCYEKQL
- the pcp gene encoding pyroglutamyl-peptidase I codes for the protein MKKILVTGFDPFGGEPVNPALEAVKRLNGKAIEGYEVVTKEIPTVFGKAISRLKESIEEINPDIVICVGQAGGRSTITPERVAINVDDARITDNENNQPIDAEIIPGAPAAYFSTLPVKAMVKIMNDNGIPASVSNTAGTFVCNHIFYGLMNHLASRGNVIRGGFIHIPYLPEQIVRNPGHPSMSLELIVKGLGLAIEAAVTNEKDIVAVGGEIS
- a CDS encoding DUF969 domain-containing protein; amino-acid sequence: MIKLIGILIVAVGFGFRLNTLLVVMAAGVVTGLVSGMSFNEVMTQFGQVFIDNRYMSLPIILSLPVIGLLERHGLKERAEVLIKKAKGATAGKVLMSYLLIRELSASLGLNIGGHPQTVRPLVAPMAEGAAAAKHGELPEKLQDDIKAHAAASENVGWFFGEDIFIATGAILLMKGFYDSVGMHVSVWDMALWGIPTAVSAFFLSWWRFRMMDKRIQKAMAKKEISKIA
- the pxpA gene encoding 5-oxoprolinase subunit PxpA — protein: MFQVDLNCDMGESFGTYKMGTDEEILEFITSANIACGFHAGDPATMRQTVKLALEKGVAIGAHPGLPDLTGFGRRNMDISSQEAYDMVVYQIGALDGFLRAEGGKMQHVKPHGALYNMAAKSKELSEAIAEGVYKINPELILFGLSGSELVKAGEKAGLRTASEVFADRTYQKDGSLTPRRQQDAMITDDQKAIAQVIRMVKEGKVLSQQGEDISIQADTVCIHGDGLHALSFARSIKELLNLSEVTVRAVGR